Proteins encoded by one window of Gordonia jinghuaiqii:
- a CDS encoding Maf family protein: MPETTDPVFVLGSASPARLRVLRTAGVEPVVRVSDVDEDALLAQLPPSTPADVVVAALARAKAEAVAALPEIAELATGGRVVAVIGCDSMLHLGGRLLGKPHTPDRALAQWSEMRGASADLLTGHHLIRLGGGPGAPAGEATGTSSTTIHFADADDAVVERYVASGEPLQVAGAFTLDGLGGWLVERIEGDPSSVIGIGLPLVRTLLHDVGLSVTDFWA, from the coding sequence GTGCCGGAAACGACCGACCCGGTCTTCGTACTCGGGTCTGCCTCTCCTGCCCGTCTCCGGGTGTTGCGCACCGCCGGCGTCGAGCCGGTGGTGCGTGTCTCGGACGTGGACGAGGACGCGCTTCTCGCGCAGCTGCCCCCGTCCACACCCGCCGACGTCGTCGTGGCCGCACTCGCACGTGCCAAGGCCGAGGCGGTCGCCGCGTTACCGGAGATCGCCGAACTCGCCACCGGCGGACGCGTCGTCGCGGTGATCGGGTGCGATTCGATGCTCCATCTCGGCGGTCGGCTTCTGGGTAAACCCCACACGCCCGACCGCGCACTCGCCCAGTGGTCGGAGATGCGCGGTGCCAGCGCCGACCTGCTGACCGGGCATCACCTCATCAGGCTGGGCGGCGGCCCGGGGGCACCCGCGGGCGAGGCCACCGGAACCAGTTCGACGACCATCCATTTCGCCGACGCCGACGATGCGGTGGTCGAGCGGTACGTCGCCAGCGGCGAACCCCTCCAGGTGGCGGGTGCGTTCACCCTCGACGGTCTCGGCGGATGGCTGGTCGAGCGCATCGAAGGTGACCCCTCGTCGGTCATCGGCATCGGCCTACCCCTGGTCCGCACACTCCTGCACGACGTGGGACTCTCGGTCACCGACTTCTGGGCCTGA
- a CDS encoding acyl-CoA carboxylase subunit epsilon translates to MTESENNTVSETADKAGERPFLKVVNGNPTDEDIAVLVTVLAGSGAGDGDPTPQTRNEWGRPVDRLRPQWGAPSSFTNLRH, encoded by the coding sequence GTGACCGAGAGCGAGAACAACACCGTGAGCGAGACTGCCGACAAGGCGGGCGAGCGCCCGTTCCTCAAGGTCGTGAACGGCAACCCCACCGATGAGGACATCGCCGTGCTGGTGACCGTCCTGGCCGGTTCGGGTGCCGGTGACGGCGATCCGACACCGCAGACCCGCAACGAGTGGGGTCGTCCCGTCGATCGGCTCCGCCCGCAGTGGGGAGCCCCGTCGAGCTTCACCAACCTGCGCCACTGA
- a CDS encoding metalloprotease, which produces MIDGRDGRLVRWWVALAAVVTLAVTSGCSLLGTEESGSAASRSTTSTTTSPGSTPGSPTTSTPPPDADAAQCLPDSCPKLPTPSAELMTSGVNSSNVDTAVPEYLTTLLDDLDGTWGGWFDDLGWGEVAPGRALIASGTTFTTECIVGEGNSGPSPIPSDEANAFFCGVDTEPDGQGRPTEGSVVLPVDTFAAIWDGNVFGVPSPIVGDFTAAIVVAHEYGHNVVFRMAELFDIPDSRLPAGKNSELVADCLAANWGATAYQRDALGAKEILQVASLLPIIGDTGGAMGHGSARERATALTVGLTGPRFNRQGQPVDCLQRYWPEFFEGE; this is translated from the coding sequence TCGGAACCGAGGAGTCGGGATCGGCGGCATCGCGGTCGACCACCTCGACGACCACATCCCCGGGTTCGACCCCCGGTTCGCCGACCACCTCGACCCCGCCGCCCGACGCCGATGCGGCGCAGTGTCTACCCGACTCCTGCCCGAAACTGCCGACGCCGAGCGCGGAACTCATGACCAGCGGGGTGAACTCGTCCAACGTCGACACCGCGGTGCCGGAGTACCTCACCACGTTGCTCGACGACCTCGACGGCACCTGGGGCGGATGGTTCGACGATCTCGGCTGGGGTGAGGTGGCGCCGGGGCGTGCGCTCATCGCGTCAGGCACCACGTTCACCACCGAATGCATTGTGGGCGAGGGCAACTCGGGTCCCAGTCCCATCCCGTCCGACGAGGCGAACGCCTTCTTCTGCGGCGTGGACACCGAGCCGGACGGCCAGGGTCGTCCCACCGAGGGCAGCGTGGTCCTGCCGGTCGACACCTTCGCCGCGATCTGGGACGGCAACGTCTTCGGGGTGCCGTCGCCGATCGTCGGTGACTTCACCGCGGCGATCGTCGTCGCCCACGAATACGGCCACAACGTGGTGTTCCGGATGGCCGAACTGTTCGACATCCCGGACAGTCGCCTGCCCGCCGGGAAGAACAGCGAGCTCGTCGCGGACTGTCTCGCCGCCAACTGGGGTGCCACGGCCTACCAGCGCGATGCCCTCGGCGCCAAGGAGATCCTGCAGGTCGCGAGCCTGCTGCCGATCATCGGCGACACCGGCGGAGCCATGGGACACGGCTCGGCGCGGGAACGTGCGACCGCGCTGACGGTCGGACTCACCGGACCGCGGTTCAACCGCCAGGGCCAGCCGGTGGACTGCCTCCAGCGGTACTGGCCGGAGTTCTTCGAAGGGGAGTGA